A single Paenibacillus kribbensis DNA region contains:
- a CDS encoding IucA/IucC family protein, producing MKSTLNTNPVLSSEEATRLHRQKQAESQVMQDLVNTLLAEGFWERTDVELLSIPQWQNDYASVQAELSDLFSFKENEAADSNGDTAANGGPISLYRWWVDREQQHSILFPVHAAVVQPYRYLRSGGVCEIQRQPEGEEFHAKWLHPVTLMQRVIEECLDEEYRRQEGVGRFVQLLEQTIEQTAWSLDSGLGDDNILGISPTEAFQRLEQHSSLRDRPFHPVSKAKTGMNEQDYRKYIAEFGQDITLSWVALRKDAIMTGVGITQGPHFADTEAGATAAEAEPGIQRSYAGQQPDDLLLSSSERQLVEQEMQERGLSADYIAIPVHPWQLTHILPQHLHAEQADKVWIPLDVKAGAFQATSSVRSLSPKDGGPNYVKLPLSVFSLGASRYLPAVKLINGDRGQALLQQAKARDPQLQERLFLCDEGSWWAYMPQNGSLYDDPPRHLAAMARMYPHELIHDPAVRLIPMSALAARQHHFFREWAAERGLPDTAASVKQLFGEVCLTFFEIMLRLYRIGLMPEIHGQNCVLVWKNRKIEHILLRDHDSVRLHLPWLTEHGIADPEYQIRPGYSNSLYNETPKKLLFYLQTLGIQVNLYAIIDTLSDIYGIDEPSLWSVLRQQLENAIHHVPFKADVRREIKQMVFENPEWPLKLLVKPLLEQSGVPGSMPSGQSRIQNPFYHLNMAHAQNVDPL from the coding sequence ATGAAGTCCACATTAAACACGAACCCGGTGCTTTCATCCGAAGAAGCAACGCGTCTGCACAGACAAAAACAGGCTGAAAGCCAGGTTATGCAGGATCTTGTAAACACATTGCTGGCGGAAGGGTTTTGGGAGCGTACCGATGTTGAACTGTTGTCTATCCCGCAATGGCAAAACGACTATGCTAGCGTTCAGGCTGAATTAAGCGACTTGTTTTCTTTTAAGGAGAATGAAGCTGCTGACTCCAATGGGGATACGGCTGCAAATGGCGGTCCGATTAGCCTTTACCGCTGGTGGGTGGATCGGGAGCAGCAGCACAGTATCTTATTCCCTGTACACGCTGCGGTGGTTCAGCCCTATCGCTACCTGCGGTCAGGTGGAGTGTGCGAAATTCAGCGGCAGCCAGAGGGAGAAGAATTCCATGCCAAATGGCTTCACCCGGTGACGCTGATGCAGCGTGTAATTGAGGAATGTCTGGACGAGGAATATCGTCGTCAGGAAGGAGTAGGGCGGTTTGTCCAGCTACTGGAGCAGACAATTGAGCAAACTGCATGGTCGCTGGATAGCGGGCTGGGGGATGACAATATCCTGGGAATATCGCCCACTGAGGCTTTTCAACGCCTGGAACAGCATTCCTCATTGCGTGATCGCCCTTTTCACCCCGTATCCAAGGCTAAAACAGGCATGAACGAGCAGGACTATCGAAAATATATCGCTGAATTTGGACAGGATATCACGCTAAGCTGGGTAGCACTTCGCAAGGACGCGATAATGACCGGAGTGGGCATCACACAGGGGCCTCATTTTGCGGACACAGAAGCAGGAGCGACGGCAGCCGAAGCTGAACCGGGTATACAACGTTCATATGCTGGACAGCAGCCTGACGACCTTCTTCTGTCCAGCTCCGAACGTCAGCTGGTAGAGCAGGAGATGCAGGAACGCGGACTGTCTGCGGATTATATCGCGATACCCGTTCATCCGTGGCAGCTCACGCATATACTGCCCCAACATCTGCACGCCGAACAGGCAGACAAAGTGTGGATTCCGCTGGATGTAAAGGCCGGAGCCTTTCAGGCGACCTCGTCTGTACGCTCCTTGTCTCCGAAGGATGGTGGTCCCAATTATGTGAAGCTGCCCTTGAGCGTGTTCTCACTGGGGGCATCCCGCTATTTGCCTGCTGTGAAGCTGATTAACGGGGATCGCGGACAAGCTTTATTGCAGCAGGCCAAAGCACGTGACCCGCAGCTTCAGGAGCGATTGTTTTTATGCGATGAAGGCTCCTGGTGGGCTTATATGCCGCAAAATGGCAGCCTGTATGATGATCCGCCCCGGCATTTGGCGGCGATGGCCCGGATGTATCCGCACGAATTAATCCATGATCCTGCCGTGCGCCTCATTCCCATGTCTGCACTGGCTGCAAGGCAGCATCATTTTTTCAGGGAATGGGCTGCTGAACGCGGACTTCCTGACACGGCAGCTTCGGTAAAACAACTATTCGGTGAAGTATGCCTGACGTTTTTTGAAATTATGCTGCGCCTGTACCGCATCGGGCTCATGCCCGAGATCCATGGGCAAAACTGTGTGCTGGTTTGGAAAAACAGAAAGATAGAACACATTTTACTGCGCGACCATGACTCTGTGCGTCTGCATCTACCCTGGCTGACAGAGCATGGGATTGCCGATCCTGAATATCAAATCCGCCCTGGCTATTCCAACAGTCTGTACAATGAAACACCAAAGAAATTGCTATTCTATCTGCAAACACTGGGCATTCAAGTTAATTTGTACGCGATTATAGATACACTTTCAGATATTTATGGCATAGACGAACCGTCTCTGTGGTCTGTATTAAGGCAACAATTGGAGAACGCTATCCACCACGTGCCCTTCAAGGCTGACGTTCGCCGGGAGATCAAGCAAATGGTATTTGAAAATCCGGAGTGGCCGCTCAAGCTGCTGGTGAAACCTTTGCTGGAGCAATCTGGTGTACCTGGCAGTATGCCGTCTGGTCAAAGCCGTATACAGAACCCGTTTTATCATTTGAATATGGCTCATGCCCAAAATGTAGATCCTTTATAA
- a CDS encoding type III PLP-dependent enzyme — protein MSQLVTALSGGQVVSYVEKLIQQKREREQQPVCAYIYDLGALRERAQRCVSSLPDDCSLFYAVKANPDPQLIASLLPIVKGFEAASIGEIRTIREVSADVPIIFGGPGKKDAEIEEALERNVMLIHAESLHELQRIGWIAERRQQRVAILLRINLRRTLPEASITMSGRPTQFGIDEIQVPEAIRLVQSLPFVQLEGFHMHSLSNNLDARLHARMVATYLQCVQTWIQEHSLSIRYLNAGGGFGISYTDLERRFEWNDFIEELQQVLEDYRIPGVQLIFESGRYIVAHCGYYVAEVIDLKTNHDQHYAIIRGGTHHFRLPVSWQHNQPFEVIAVDDWPYPFPRTERRQTSVTIAGELCTPKDVLAHEVHVEHLRIGDVLLFHIAGAYGWTISHHDFLSHPHPHFYYINQT, from the coding sequence ATGAGTCAGCTTGTTACAGCACTGTCTGGAGGGCAGGTCGTTTCGTATGTGGAAAAGCTTATCCAGCAAAAGCGGGAACGAGAGCAGCAACCCGTATGCGCCTATATCTATGACCTGGGCGCACTGAGGGAACGGGCACAACGTTGTGTGAGCAGCTTGCCTGATGATTGCAGTTTGTTTTACGCGGTCAAAGCCAATCCCGATCCTCAGTTGATCGCCAGTCTGCTTCCCATTGTGAAGGGCTTTGAAGCGGCATCCATCGGAGAAATTCGTACCATCCGTGAGGTATCAGCCGACGTGCCGATTATATTTGGCGGTCCGGGGAAAAAGGACGCTGAAATTGAGGAAGCGCTGGAACGGAATGTGATGCTGATTCATGCCGAAAGTTTGCATGAGCTGCAGCGTATCGGCTGGATTGCAGAACGCAGACAGCAGCGTGTAGCTATTTTGCTGCGCATTAATTTGCGGCGTACTTTGCCAGAGGCGAGCATTACAATGTCCGGTCGGCCTACTCAATTTGGCATAGATGAAATTCAAGTGCCGGAAGCAATCCGACTTGTTCAAAGCCTGCCGTTTGTACAGCTGGAGGGTTTTCATATGCATTCCCTGTCCAACAATCTGGATGCCCGGCTGCACGCCCGTATGGTAGCTACGTATTTGCAATGCGTGCAGACCTGGATTCAGGAGCATTCCCTGTCCATCCGTTATCTGAATGCTGGCGGCGGCTTCGGCATTTCGTATACCGATCTGGAGCGCAGGTTCGAATGGAATGATTTTATAGAGGAATTGCAGCAAGTATTGGAGGACTATCGTATCCCCGGCGTCCAGCTGATTTTTGAGTCCGGGCGCTACATCGTGGCGCACTGCGGGTATTACGTCGCAGAAGTGATCGATCTCAAAACCAATCATGATCAGCATTACGCCATTATTCGCGGGGGAACCCACCACTTTCGTTTGCCGGTATCGTGGCAGCATAATCAGCCCTTTGAGGTGATTGCTGTGGATGATTGGCCGTATCCTTTCCCGCGAACCGAGCGGCGACAGACATCGGTGACGATTGCAGGAGAGCTCTGTACCCCCAAGGATGTGCTTGCACACGAGGTGCACGTAGAGCATTTGCGGATCGGAGACGTTTTGCTGTTCCACATTGCCGGAGCCTACGGCTGGACGATTTCGCATCATGACTTCCTCAGCCATCCCCATCCGCATTTCTACTATATAAACCAAACTTGA
- a CDS encoding HpcH/HpaI aldolase family protein — protein MLTINRLQEKLLKGQEVFGLIASIPAALTVEMIGHAGYDFVIIDMEHVMINPETVEHMIRAAEAAQITPLVRVPEVDAKEILRVLDSGAQGIVVPHVESREQMVELVQAAKYSPEGKRSLNSGRPAAFGKGSLVDYMKQANDQIMLVPMIESELGVERIADILSVPGLGMVLEGAADLSQSCGVPWQTDAAIVQEGLQRVFEASREAKVPYCAIPRKAGEYGAWIEQGVHAFVLGDERGIAFRALQARRSDLY, from the coding sequence ATGCTAACGATCAATCGGCTTCAGGAGAAGCTGCTGAAAGGGCAGGAGGTATTCGGGCTGATTGCCTCCATCCCGGCGGCGCTTACGGTCGAAATGATCGGACATGCCGGATATGACTTTGTCATTATTGATATGGAGCATGTCATGATCAATCCCGAGACCGTAGAGCATATGATCCGTGCTGCCGAAGCCGCACAAATCACGCCCTTGGTGCGTGTACCCGAGGTCGATGCCAAGGAAATATTGAGGGTGCTGGACAGCGGAGCACAGGGAATCGTCGTTCCGCATGTGGAGAGCAGGGAGCAGATGGTGGAGCTGGTACAGGCTGCAAAATATAGCCCGGAGGGCAAGCGAAGCCTGAACAGTGGCAGACCTGCCGCATTTGGCAAAGGAAGTTTGGTGGATTACATGAAGCAGGCCAATGATCAGATCATGCTGGTGCCGATGATTGAGAGCGAACTAGGCGTGGAGCGTATCGCAGATATTTTATCCGTACCAGGCCTTGGCATGGTGCTGGAAGGAGCCGCAGATTTATCGCAATCGTGCGGTGTGCCATGGCAGACCGATGCGGCGATTGTGCAGGAGGGTCTACAGCGGGTCTTTGAAGCTTCACGGGAAGCAAAGGTTCCATACTGTGCCATTCCGCGAAAGGCTGGGGAATACGGTGCATGGATAGAACAAGGGGTTCATGCCTTCGTGCTGGGTGATGAGCGGGGAATTGCTTTTCGTGCCTTGCAAGCAAGAAGGTCTGACCTATACTAG